Proteins encoded by one window of Panicum virgatum strain AP13 chromosome 7N, P.virgatum_v5, whole genome shotgun sequence:
- the LOC120682420 gene encoding BTB/POZ domain-containing protein At1g63850-like gives MAASSRSRPLPKLSPSHLVPLDLSTSWCCTPHGLGGHAHSHSHSHPSSPARAADVPMDPPPAGSSASAYATPPPPPSYAPSYPSSYTKFNSALNAGLLNPMSPPPLPLDKTRSSPTLFDMMANEQDYHPRTAAGVHSIPAPPQPHQLQPARSMDRQMLLQDRIVDLIGSCSPGNQFNDADSSDVRLTLTSKDGLSVTLCVHRPILVAHSRFFAAKLSDRWSKQQRTLPHIVEISDCDDVEVYAETLRLMYCKDLRRRLMREDVNKVLGILKVSAAIVFDAGVLSCLEYLEAAPWAEDDDEKVAALLTQLHLENSGAGEVLKRVSLELAPSAVVEEADVGGSCSGGGNAGGGEEVLLRLLQIVLEGKDEKARREMKGLVSKMLRENSTSRGGAIGGDLRKESLYSACNGCLSLLREQFARTAGGDQSEVSQIARQADNLHWMLDILVERQIAEEFLRTWAMQTELAEMHRKVPAIHRYEVSRVTARLFVGVGKGQILVSKEARCQLLSTWLEPFYEDFGWMRRACKGLDRHLIEDGLANTILTLPLATQQEILLAWFNRFLNSGEDCPNIQRGFEVWWRRAFWKRNSEPEQPPRLRITAICENS, from the exons ATGGCCGCCTCATCCAGATCCAGGCCTCTCCCCAAGCTCTCCCCCTCCCACCTCGTCCCCCTCGACCTCTCCACCTCCTGGTGCTGCACGCCCCACGGTCTCGGCGGCCACGCCCACTCCCACTCCCACTCCcacccctcctcccccgcccgcgccgccgacgtTCCCATGGATCCCCCGCCCGccggctcctccgcctccgcctacGCCACTCCGCCCCCTCCGCCCTCGTACGCGCCGTCCTACCCCTCCAGCTACACCAAGTTCAACTCCGCGCTCAACGCCGGGCTGCTCAACCCCatgtccccgccgccgctgccgctggacAAGACGCGCTCCAGCCCCACCCTCTTCGACATGATGGCCAACGAGCAGGACTACCacccccgcaccgccgccggggTCCACTCCATCCCGGCCCCGCCCCAGccgcaccagctccagcccgcgCGCTCCATGGACCGCCAGATGCTGCTCCAGGACCGCATCGTCGACCTCATCGGCAGCTGCAGCCCAGGGAACCAGTTCAACGACGCCGACTCCTCCGACGTCCGCCTCACCCTCACCTCCAAGGACGGCCTCTCCGTCACGCTCTGCGTCCACCGACCCATACTCGTCGCGCACAGCAGGTTCTTCGCCGCCAAGCTCTCCGACCGCTGGTCCAAGCAGCAGCGGACGCTGCCGCACATCGTCGAGATCTCCGACTGCGACGACGTCGAGGTCTACGCCGAGACGCTGCGCCTCATGTACTGCAAGGATCTACGCCGGAGGCTCATGCGGGAGGATGTCAACAAGGTCCTTGGCATTCTAAAG GTGTCCGCGGCCATTGTGTTCGATGCCGGGGTGCTATCTTGCTTGGAGTATTTGGAGGCTGCGCCTTGGGCTGAGGACGATGATGAGAAGGTGGCTGCATTGTTGACGCAGCTGCACCTCGAGAACTCAGGGGCTGGAGAGGTGCTCAAGAGAGTGTCCCTGGAATTGGCCCCTTCGGCAGTGGTTGAAGAGGCAGATGTAGGAGGGAGTTGCAGTGGAGGTGGCAATGCTGGCGGTGGCGAGGAGGTGTTGCTGAGGCTCCTGCAGATTGTCCTGGAAGGGAAGGATGAAAAGGCGAGGAGGGAGATGAAGGGGCTGGTTTCCAAAATGCTCAGGGAGAACAGCACATCCCGTGGCGGCGCAATTGGTGGTGACCTCCGCAAGGAGTCACTCTATTCAGCGTGCAATGGGTGCTTGTCCTTGCTGCGCGAGCAGTTTGCTAGGACTGCAGGGGGTGATCAATCAGAGGTGTCGCAGATTGCCAGGCAGGCTGACAACCTGCATTGGATGCTTGACATCCTTGTTGAGCGCCAGATTGCCGAGGAGTTCTTGAGGACATGGGCAATGCAGACTGAGCTAGCAGAGATGCATCGTAAAGTGCCAGCAATACACCGCTATGAAGTGAGCCGAGTGACGGCAAGACTCTTTGTCGGGGTTGGCAAGGGACAAATCTTGGTGTCCAAGGAGGCCCGTTGCCAGCTCTTGAGCACCTGGTTAGAGCCCTTCTATGAGGACTTTGGATGGATGCGGCGAGCCTGCAAGGGGCTGGACCGGCATTTGATAGAGGATGGGCTAGCAAACACCATCTTGACACTGCCTCTTGCAACTCAGCAGGAGATTCTTCTGGCATGGTTCAATCGCTTCCTCAACTCTGGGGAGGATTGCCCAAACATTCAGAGAGGGTTCGAAGTGTGGTGGCGGCGTGCTTTCTGGAAAAGGAATTCTGAGCCAGAGCAGCCACCCCGTTTGAGGATCACTGCAATCTGCGAGAATTCTTGA